From Methanoculleus oceani, a single genomic window includes:
- a CDS encoding mechanosensitive ion channel family protein codes for MAPFEPVEELARNVILFLPNLIAAIIILIIGWIIGRILGRVVAELLDRLGVDDALRKTSAGKQIERSTMNISRLFDLIVRWFIYLIAILAAVSVLQIPTLTAAVAAIVAYIPNIVAFILILVIGIILIDWLIDILQNMGETQQIQGFGLITMLLRAFLYFVVAILALQQLLIDLSIIYVFVVPVAWGVGLGLGAAIAIIVGLGLRDRAPEMMDQLMGRVKKE; via the coding sequence TTGGCGCCATTTGAGCCGGTTGAAGAACTGGCCCGTAACGTCATTCTGTTTCTACCAAACCTCATTGCAGCGATCATCATCCTCATCATCGGCTGGATCATCGGACGCATCCTCGGCAGAGTCGTTGCCGAGCTCCTCGACCGGCTCGGTGTCGACGACGCACTCCGGAAGACATCGGCCGGCAAACAGATTGAACGATCCACGATGAACATAAGCCGCCTCTTCGACCTCATCGTCCGCTGGTTCATCTACCTCATCGCGATCCTCGCAGCGGTCAGCGTCCTGCAGATCCCGACCCTGACAGCGGCGGTCGCGGCCATCGTGGCCTACATCCCGAACATCGTCGCGTTCATCCTGATCCTCGTCATCGGGATCATCCTGATCGACTGGCTGATAGACATCCTCCAGAACATGGGTGAGACGCAGCAGATCCAGGGTTTCGGACTGATCACGATGCTGCTGCGGGCGTTCCTCTACTTCGTCGTCGCCATCCTCGCGCTCCAGCAGCTCTTGATCGACCTCTCGATCATCTACGTCTTCGTCGTCCCGGTCGCCTGGGGAGTCGGGCTCGGCCTCGGTGCGGCGATCGCCATCATTGTCGGGCTCGGCCTGCGCGATCGGGCGCCGGAGATGATGGACCAGTTGATGGGCAGGGTGAAAAAAGAATAA
- a CDS encoding efflux RND transporter permease subunit — translation MKNPYEWLAAAINNRTWTVAGVAAAVFIVAFFGLSMVTMQTGDDTYVDKSTPRGALLDHYTETYGSDAIMLIYEADSVRNPDVLRYIDNLQEDLRNERYVDEVSGVVDLLKQANGGTLPSSKAEIDGIIGQAPPEMVERMLPSDLMTISVIALEPGVSLEAQMQILGNIESAIGISEPPPGLAVTVSGNPAFSKEMEEEMGGQMGMLILAAMLLMVLAVMLLFSHVRYSLLPVGIVAVGLIMTFGFMGLFGIPVSMVVIGAFPVLIGIGIDYAIQFHARFDEEIRHGTIPEAVWATVTQMGPSVLVAMSATALGFIAMLFGPVPMVGDFGIVCTIGVVSCYTAALIIVPVFAIATRYRPKAATASNPAPKPGNVFIERYDRFLGRLAYTVAKYPLPVIMLFAVVAAGGYYLDERVPISADEKTFVPDDMPALQDLGKITRTMGATSTIPVVVTADDVRSPETLAWIDRFGVYEQEHNDKITGVTSIATLIREHNDGVLPSTRGEIDEVTARIPESTLKRYLNGNMEAVLEFSTVDMEMSVARDLIGRIQGDVAWNNPPAGVTVKVTGQLEMFAALMDDISESKTFMTVLGFAFILGFLLLVYRKFGAVSPVIPIVFIVGWNGAIMYLLGLDYTPLTAVLGSMTIGVASEYTILIMERCEEELARGMEFLDAIQTAVQKIGTAITVSGLTTVFGFSALTLSTFNIISNFGIVTVITVGFSLVGAIVVMPAVLALMYRYTGHSRVPAAAGITE, via the coding sequence ATGAAGAACCCGTACGAGTGGCTCGCCGCAGCCATCAACAACCGCACCTGGACCGTCGCCGGGGTCGCCGCGGCCGTCTTCATCGTGGCGTTCTTCGGGCTCTCGATGGTGACGATGCAGACCGGCGACGACACCTACGTCGACAAGTCCACCCCACGCGGCGCGCTCCTGGACCATTACACCGAGACCTACGGCTCCGACGCGATCATGCTCATCTACGAGGCGGACAGCGTCCGGAACCCCGATGTCCTCAGGTATATCGACAATCTCCAGGAAGACCTCAGGAACGAGCGCTACGTCGACGAAGTCTCCGGTGTGGTCGATCTCCTCAAACAGGCCAACGGCGGCACCCTGCCGTCGTCCAAAGCGGAGATCGACGGGATCATTGGACAGGCCCCACCGGAGATGGTCGAGAGGATGCTGCCCTCGGACCTGATGACGATCAGCGTCATCGCCCTCGAGCCGGGTGTCTCCCTGGAGGCCCAGATGCAGATCCTCGGGAACATCGAGTCCGCCATCGGCATATCGGAGCCCCCGCCCGGCCTCGCGGTCACGGTCTCCGGGAACCCGGCATTCTCAAAGGAGATGGAAGAAGAGATGGGGGGGCAGATGGGCATGCTGATCCTTGCGGCCATGCTTCTCATGGTCCTCGCGGTGATGCTTCTCTTCTCCCACGTTCGCTACAGCCTCCTCCCCGTCGGGATCGTGGCCGTCGGGCTGATCATGACCTTCGGGTTCATGGGCCTCTTCGGCATCCCGGTCAGCATGGTGGTGATCGGGGCGTTCCCGGTGCTCATCGGGATCGGGATCGACTACGCGATCCAGTTCCATGCCCGGTTCGACGAGGAGATCCGGCACGGCACGATTCCGGAGGCCGTATGGGCCACCGTCACGCAGATGGGGCCCTCGGTCCTGGTCGCGATGTCGGCGACGGCGCTCGGATTCATCGCGATGCTTTTCGGGCCGGTGCCGATGGTGGGCGACTTCGGTATCGTCTGCACCATAGGAGTCGTCTCCTGCTACACCGCGGCGCTCATCATCGTCCCGGTCTTTGCAATCGCCACCCGCTACCGGCCGAAGGCGGCTACGGCCTCCAACCCCGCCCCAAAGCCCGGGAACGTCTTCATCGAACGGTATGACCGCTTCCTCGGACGTTTGGCCTACACCGTCGCAAAGTACCCGCTTCCCGTCATCATGCTCTTTGCAGTGGTCGCGGCAGGGGGTTACTACCTCGACGAGAGGGTCCCCATCAGCGCGGACGAGAAGACCTTCGTTCCCGACGATATGCCCGCCCTCCAGGATCTGGGGAAGATCACCCGGACAATGGGGGCAACAAGCACCATCCCGGTCGTCGTGACCGCAGACGACGTCCGGAGCCCGGAGACGCTTGCCTGGATAGATCGGTTCGGGGTCTACGAGCAGGAGCATAACGACAAGATCACCGGCGTCACCAGCATCGCAACCCTGATCCGGGAGCACAACGACGGGGTGCTGCCCTCAACCAGGGGAGAGATCGACGAGGTCACCGCCCGGATCCCGGAGTCGACCCTGAAGCGTTACCTCAACGGGAACATGGAGGCGGTGCTCGAGTTCTCGACGGTCGATATGGAGATGAGCGTCGCCCGCGACCTCATCGGGAGGATACAGGGCGACGTTGCGTGGAACAACCCGCCGGCCGGCGTGACGGTGAAGGTCACCGGCCAGCTGGAGATGTTCGCTGCCCTCATGGACGATATCAGCGAGTCGAAGACGTTCATGACCGTGCTCGGGTTCGCCTTCATCCTCGGGTTCCTGCTCCTGGTCTACCGGAAATTCGGCGCCGTCTCGCCAGTCATTCCGATCGTCTTCATCGTGGGCTGGAACGGAGCGATCATGTATCTCCTCGGCCTCGACTACACCCCGCTGACGGCCGTCCTCGGGTCGATGACGATCGGCGTCGCGTCCGAGTACACCATCCTGATCATGGAACGGTGCGAGGAGGAACTCGCCCGGGGCATGGAGTTCCTCGACGCCATCCAGACCGCCGTGCAGAAGATCGGGACGGCCATCACGGTATCCGGGCTGACGACAGTCTTCGGGTTCTCGGCGCTCACCCTCTCGACATTCAACATCATCAGCAACTTCGGGATCGTGACGGTCATCACCGTCGGGTTCTCGCTCGTGGGCGCGATCGTCGTGATGCCGGCGGTTCTCGCGCTCATGTACCGCTACACCGGGCACTCCCGCGTCCCGGCGGCTGCGGGAATCACGGAGTAG
- a CDS encoding helix-turn-helix domain-containing protein, which yields MRKMTVEVCLKDPLMGMPPDAEDLNRAVNDLLDRVESVNVLELLKMNFERGEETVVAEITMKEGYTADDLEFPEILGSLEVLKADGRTYTCLVRYVIRDEFLLEKMREFDLDVIWASPIYKSRDLFVHTCIGDAENLNKILRLMSTYGEVRNVIFEEATFSGNDPLSRLTPRQRDLLIAAKQYGYYEYPRRINSQQLAEKVGISKATAIEHLRKAEARLISTLLAGY from the coding sequence ATGCGCAAGATGACCGTCGAGGTCTGCCTGAAGGATCCGCTGATGGGCATGCCCCCCGACGCAGAGGATCTCAACCGGGCGGTGAACGACCTCCTGGACAGGGTCGAATCCGTGAACGTCCTCGAGCTGCTCAAGATGAACTTTGAGCGGGGGGAGGAGACGGTGGTCGCCGAGATCACGATGAAAGAGGGATACACCGCGGACGACCTTGAGTTCCCGGAAATCCTCGGGTCTCTTGAGGTGCTCAAGGCCGACGGCCGGACCTACACCTGTCTTGTGCGGTACGTCATCCGGGACGAGTTCCTGCTGGAGAAGATGCGCGAATTCGACCTGGACGTCATCTGGGCCTCCCCCATATACAAGTCCCGCGACCTGTTCGTCCACACCTGCATCGGCGACGCCGAGAACCTGAACAAGATCCTCCGTCTCATGTCCACCTACGGGGAGGTCCGAAACGTCATCTTCGAGGAGGCAACCTTTTCCGGGAACGATCCGCTCTCGCGGCTCACTCCCCGGCAGAGGGACCTTTTGATCGCGGCAAAACAGTATGGCTACTACGAGTATCCGCGCAGGATCAACAGCCAGCAGCTCGCGGAGAAGGTGGGCATCAGCAAAGCCACCGCGATCGAGCACCTGCGAAAGGCAGAGGCACGGCTCATCTCCACGCTCCTTGCAGGGTACTGA
- a CDS encoding TrmB family transcriptional regulator has protein sequence MTSEIVPGLRALGMNEYEANVYSTLVGLQKATARDIHEVSGVPRGRIYEILNDLARRGFIGVEEGSPASYYVLDIDVVFDRLKDDYIRSLNETREALKSLSVKPRLPPVSFFILRSGWAIDNHISSLFRRVKKSMVILCHNPEFLQRYYTVIKPLERKIDLYVVVRRKEDYADINLPIYEAGGAVIDLLDVRPVKESVVDGVRTDECAILADGRDFLAIATAGSGRHAVIGSEMPLINYLQKTIVERLTET, from the coding sequence ATGACTTCGGAGATTGTCCCCGGGCTCCGGGCTCTCGGAATGAACGAGTACGAGGCGAACGTCTACTCCACGCTCGTCGGGTTGCAGAAAGCGACCGCGCGGGATATCCATGAGGTGAGCGGGGTCCCCAGGGGACGGATCTACGAGATCTTGAACGACCTGGCCCGGCGGGGGTTCATCGGTGTGGAAGAAGGTTCTCCGGCCTCCTACTACGTGCTCGACATCGACGTGGTCTTCGATCGGCTCAAAGACGATTACATCCGTTCTCTCAATGAGACACGCGAGGCGTTGAAGAGCCTCTCGGTCAAACCGCGCCTCCCCCCTGTCTCGTTCTTCATCCTCCGGAGCGGCTGGGCAATCGACAACCATATCTCCTCGCTCTTCCGCCGGGTGAAGAAGAGCATGGTGATCCTCTGCCACAACCCCGAATTTCTCCAGAGATACTACACGGTCATCAAGCCGCTTGAGAGGAAGATCGATCTCTACGTGGTCGTACGGAGAAAGGAGGACTACGCAGACATCAACCTTCCCATCTACGAGGCCGGAGGAGCCGTCATCGACCTCCTGGACGTCCGGCCGGTGAAAGAGTCCGTGGTAGACGGCGTGAGGACGGACGAGTGTGCGATCCTGGCCGACGGCCGGGACTTCCTCGCCATCGCCACCGCGGGGTCCGGGCGGCACGCGGTGATCGGCTCGGAGATGCCGCTCATCAACTATCTGCAGAAGACGATCGTCGAGCGGCTCACTGAGACGTGA
- a CDS encoding HepT-like ribonuclease domain-containing protein: protein MPERSEIRPLCGDITEAVERILLYTSEMTYDEFIADIRTQDAVVRNLEIPGEAVKGLPESFKKRHPEVPWRFIAGMRDELIHHYFGVSLEIVWETARSDIPVLRERLKTVRIPDE, encoded by the coding sequence ATGCCTGAACGATCGGAGATCCGCCCCCTCTGCGGTGACATCACTGAGGCCGTCGAACGCATCCTTCTATACACCTCTGAGATGACATACGACGAGTTCATTGCCGATATCAGGACACAGGATGCGGTCGTCAGGAACCTGGAGATCCCCGGAGAAGCGGTAAAGGGCCTCCCTGAGTCGTTTAAAAAGCGGCACCCCGAGGTTCCGTGGCGGTTCATCGCCGGAATGCGGGACGAACTCATCCATCACTATTTCGGTGTCAGTCTTGAGATCGTCTGGGAGACGGCACGGTCCGATATACCTGTGCTACGGGAACGGCTGAAGACAGTCCGGATCCCGGACGAATGA
- a CDS encoding nucleotidyltransferase family protein: protein MKSREEVFATLQRLKGDIAARFCVSRIGIFGSVARGEQTETSDIDILVEFSRPVGFFTFIELEEYLSAALDAPVDLVTPDALKPLIRDRVATEVAYA from the coding sequence ATGAAATCCCGGGAAGAAGTCTTCGCGACCCTGCAGCGCCTCAAGGGTGATATTGCTGCACGGTTCTGCGTCAGCCGGATCGGCATCTTCGGCTCGGTCGCACGTGGCGAGCAGACCGAGACGAGTGACATCGATATCCTCGTTGAGTTCTCCCGGCCGGTCGGGTTCTTCACTTTCATCGAGCTCGAAGAGTACCTCTCAGCCGCACTCGATGCCCCCGTCGACCTGGTGACCCCCGATGCCCTCAAGCCGCTGATCCGTGACCGGGTGGCCACTGAGGTCGCTTATGCCTGA